One segment of Haloplanus natans DSM 17983 DNA contains the following:
- the upp gene encoding uracil phosphoribosyltransferase: MTIEDRDEAYLVTHALAKDTLSKIRDVTTEQVAFRKGLVKLGRICGYEIIDGAMDTEYVAIETPLAETTGERVKGLDDVVIINVLRAATPFVEGLLKAFPRAKQGVISAGRDEEAGMNEDGEFPITVDYVKLPEIKDTDTVIVADPMLATGSTMSAVLGYVLEDADPENLFVLSAVSAPDGLLRVGEAVPEADLLTVAIDDHLDENGFIVPGLGDAGDRAFRTK, encoded by the coding sequence ATGACCATCGAGGACCGCGACGAGGCGTATCTCGTCACTCACGCCCTCGCCAAGGATACGCTCTCGAAGATTCGGGACGTGACGACCGAGCAAGTGGCCTTCCGGAAGGGCCTGGTGAAACTCGGGCGCATCTGTGGCTACGAGATCATCGACGGCGCGATGGACACCGAGTACGTCGCCATCGAGACGCCGTTGGCCGAGACGACCGGCGAGCGCGTGAAAGGCTTAGACGACGTGGTGATCATCAACGTCCTCCGTGCAGCGACGCCCTTCGTAGAGGGGTTGTTGAAGGCCTTCCCCCGCGCCAAACAGGGTGTCATCAGCGCCGGCCGCGACGAGGAGGCCGGGATGAACGAGGACGGCGAGTTCCCCATCACCGTCGACTACGTGAAACTCCCCGAGATCAAGGACACCGACACCGTCATCGTCGCCGACCCGATGCTCGCCACCGGATCGACGATGTCGGCCGTCCTCGGCTACGTTCTCGAAGACGCCGATCCGGAGAACCTCTTCGTCCTCTCTGCGGTGAGCGCCCCGGACGGCCTCCTCCGTGTCGGCGAGGCCGTCCCCGAGGCCGACCTCCTCACCGTCGCTATCGACGACCACCTCGACGAGAACGGCTTCATCGTCCCCGGCCTCGGCGACGCTGGCGACCGGGCGTTCCGCACCAAATAA